GTGAGTTTTCCCAACCAAAATGGGAAAGTATCAGAAATCATGTTGTTTCCTAAATCAAGAATCTCCAGCATTTTGCAATTGGCCAGTGACCTTGGCAGCTTCCCTTTCAAGTGATTGCCGTTAATATTAAGAGTGCTAAGATGTGTTGCAAATGTAAAATTAGAAGGCATTTCATGATATCTGTTTCCTTGCAAGTTCAAAACAGATAGAGTTTCAAGCTTTACCAAGCACTCCGGAATCAAACCACTCAAATTGTTATCTGATGCATCAAAGAACGCTAAGTAACTCATATTGCATATTCGGGATGGAAGAGATCCTTTGATACGATTTCCATGAAGTAAAAGAGAAAAGGTATATGAAGAAATATTTGTGGGAATTTCATCAAAGACAGATAAAAGATTGTGAgaaatattcacaacttgaagCTCATTATGCCATATCCAACTTGGTATTTCACCTTCTATCTTGTTATCAGAAAGGTCAAGATCCTGTAAAGCATCAAAGCCTTTCAAGAACTTGGGAAACTTAGAAATGTTGCAAGAACGCATCACGAGAGTATTTAGCATCATGAATGAACCATTTCCCTGAGCTGATGTTTCAAGAAAATCAATTGTATTTCCAGAAAGGTCCAACTGCTCAAGAATGTTGCTCCCCAGCAGCCAACTAGGAACATAACCTCGGATGTGATTGTATGCAAGGTTAAGATCTCTAAGCTGTCGTACTTGATTCTTCAGGAAAATGGGGAAATCAGATAAATTGCACTTCTGTAGATACACGTCTTCTAGCTGAGGCAAGTGAAAGCTTCTATCAACACTTTCAACTGTCAAACTATTGCTAGAGAGATCTAAAAGTGTCAACATCTTGAGATTCTGCAACATCTCAATTTTCACACTACCATTAAAGTTGTTAGTGGCCAATGCTAAACCAATTAGGTTAGGAAGCTGATATATTGATTTAGGTACTACCCCACTCAATTGATTGCCACTCAAATCCAAATTAGCTAAAACAGAGGAAGATGCATTAGAGAACTCCTGGAGTTCACCATTGAATTTGTTATTATTGAGTAGCAAATCCTCCAGAGATGGTAGTGTGAAAACAGAAGAGTGAATTCCACCTGTGAGAAGATTGGATGACATGTTAAGGTACGAGAGATTTGGCACACTTGTACTATGGTATGGGGGTAAAGAACCAGTAAATCTGTTTCCTCCAATGTCCAACCAGATAATACTTGTGAGGTTTGCTAGTGATGAGGGGATTAAACCTGAGAGCTTGCAGCTAGAAATATCTAAAGATCTCAGTGACTGAAGATTTCCAATGGACTTAGGCAATTCTCCACTGAAATTCGTGTGAGAAAGTGAAATGATTTGCAAAGAAGTTTGATTTGGAAACTCTGGAATCTGGCCACTTAGAAGGTCATTATAGGAGATGTCAATGGTTTTCAATTTTGGAAGGACAAAAACATTTTCTGGGAAATCAGAAAATAGATTGTTATGGTCAAGCTTCAAATAAGACAGAGATTTTAGTGTTCCAAATGAATGGTGGATTGGACCGTTCAACTCACAATGTGACATGCTTAAAGCCTCAAGATTAGGCAATGCAGAGGATAAGACTTGAGACCAGTTAGAGCCTTGAGCTGAGAGGTCTACATAATCAAGATACACCTCTTTTAAAGAATTCAGATTCATAATAAAAGATTCAAGGTTTGGTTTTCTTAGCTTTACATCAGATTCGAAATTCCAAGAAAGATGAAGAGACACCAACCTCGTCAGCGTCGAAATCCCTACAGGAAGCTGACCAGAAAAATGAGTATAGGAAAGGTTAAGGTGAGTCAAATTCCTGAGTTTCTCAAACCCCAATGGAAATGGATTCTCGTCGAAATTGTTGCATGCAAGATTGAGAGTTTGAAGATGGTTAAGATTGAAAATGGGAAAATTTTATACTGTAACTGAGGTCCAGCCCAATGACATAACCGGTGGCAGGGTCACATGAAACGCCATCCCAACTACAGCAATCCTCCACCTCCATATTCCATTCCATCACCTTCTTCGAAGAGTTCCTCTCGTTGCATGGATAAGACGGCGACAGTGGGGGTGAATGAAGGTTCAGATCTCTCAGCTGTGACAGTGCTAACCATTGGTTGTGTACACATTTTTTAGttgtagaagatgaagatgaagatacaACAACAACCACATTACTCTGCaacataataaaaacaaatatgagaattaataatatgtttaaatgaatGTAAAGTGGTTTcattttatgtattatatatgtttatgtttGAAGGTGCGGAGATAATATTTAATGGAGGGGCCGATATATAGAGGAATGACATgggtgagatttttttttttttaatataaaatgggagcaaattattttaatgactttttctttatttttctatcCCGATGAACACGGAATCTAAAAGATATATTAAGAACTAGTTTAAAATATACACATctgcaaaaataataaaagaaatgagAGACTATATTCTTACTTGAAATTGTTGTTAAACGTGGTTTTCTCCCTTCAAAGTTGTTAACATGTTTAAATCTAGTTGCTTGTACATTGTTCTTAATTAAACTCTTATAcacttaaaaattatttctaattttattttttttatttataggtaatacattaattatttatattatcttttgtaaaataatttctCATAATATTATAAGATAATGTAGTTTTTATGCAAATAATGGTTGTTTAATCTCCCCATACTACGACGGAGACTTGCTTTTAGGTCTTCTTTCATGCACACTTTTCCTAGTCTTTCTTTAGCCATTCTTTATGACTTTATGCAAATTCTAAAGTATTCATTTCACAACCACAATTCTTGCGTGGAATTTGGTTCACAAAAATTTGAGTTGTTGTTGGCAAATgcacttttgttttttgtttttgtttttgttatttatttaagatTAAACTTAATTCTTTTTAGTTGAGAGAATTATTGAGCCGGGCATTTGGTTCAAGTAATCTTAGATTACTATATGAGTTTGGTAATGTTATATCatcttgtttggttcaagttatgagattacctggtaatgttatacTACTTCAAAGATGATGTGGCGATAATATTTCAAAGTAATGTTATTATCTTCATTTTCTCAGGTAATCTTAAATTACCTTGAATTATTACAATTTTGTCTTGTTAACTaatcttatataataataataataataataaatatgtttatataatcaaatatacatgtgtgtatatttatatatttatttttttaatatttaagcatcacacaacacacacacacacacacacatatatatatatatatatatattattgaagatattataataaattgatctatataacctaaaatttatataactcttaaccaaacaagttaatattatatttcacaatccaaaccaaacacaacaTAAGataatcttacattcccaaaTCTAACATTACCTTCCTGGATAATCCTATATTCCTATTACCTGGGGTGAACTGAAAGCCCCGTAGGATTTGTGTGAGATTACTTTAATCTAAAACGAAGTTTTCTAGATTAATGGTATAtgacattatttatataaatattccCTTGGACTCGGATATATCCATTTGCACTAAGACCAATTATTTTTGAACATATCTCTATAACGTTGTAACTCATGTTATTGGTTTTTGGACATAGCTCCCACTAGCCAATCACAAATTTTGAACCCCATAAAACTTGTTGACCTTTCGATCTTTGTGTGTGACCTTGTACGTTCTTGTAACCTTAGCAGTAACATTAAACACTTTAACATCACAAACAATGAACAATATTGATAAGTATTTAATTGCacttatttcttcttttttttatattatatataaataaattacacttATTTTTAATACCTTATCTATTATGATTTTGCTTGTATCCAGTTGAGTTTGATTGAGTATGAtgcttaatttattaatatttgattctAAAAAATTTCTAAGAAAAAATGgcacaatataatgtacattttgtgaCACGTATATATGTTGAGAGTATTTTAGTCATATCTCATGTTCAGAGAATGAGACTATGAGAGTATTCCCAAAGACCACAAAAGAACATTTAAATTAcctttcaaaagaaaaaaacatttaaattaagTCTTGCTTTTTGTATGCTTTTACCCAAATGATAAAGGTGGTTGTCACAACTTTCCTCAAAGATACAAACTTTATTTAGCCTTTCCAACACAGCTTTTAGACTTTTAGCTAAAGTTATTAATACTTTGATCAGTCtttcatataaatttatattatagtcTAGACTTGCTTTTAAGTCTTTTAAGTCTTCTTTGCCGATTACCATACTTCACTCAAATTCTAAACACGGTTTTCACGTACAACTTCTAGTTGGAAAATTAAAATGAGAGTTAATATTCAATTGGAAAATTAAAATGAgagttaatattcaatttagccttggactatagtagttttttctcgatttagtcataAACgacttttttgtgtttaatgaaGTCTTTGGCTTTGATGTTTTCTCAATTGAGTCCTATGTTAaaataacatggtaatttcacctatattaatatccaatttaattttcaactaCAGTAGTTTTACTCAAGTTATTAGTCTCCGACT
This portion of the Ipomoea triloba cultivar NCNSP0323 chromosome 5, ASM357664v1 genome encodes:
- the LOC116019615 gene encoding receptor-like protein 48 codes for the protein MAKERLGKSNVVVVVSSSSSSTTKKCVHNQWLALSQLRDLNLHSPPLSPSYPCNERNSSKKVMEWNMEVEDCCSWDGVSCDPATGYVIGLDLSYRISTLTRLVSLHLSWNFESDVKLRKPNLESFIMNLNSLKEVYLDYVDLSAQGSNWSQVLSSALPNLEALSMSHCELNGPIHHSFGTLKSLSYLKLDHNNLFSDFPENVFVLPKLKTIDISYNDLLSGQIPEFPNQTSLQIISLSHTNFSGELPKSIGNLQSLRSLDISSCKLSGLIPSSLANLTSIIWLDIGGNRFTGSLPPYHSTSVPNLSYLNMSSNLLTGGIHSSVFTLPSLEDLLLNNNKFNGELQEFSNASSSVLANLDLSGNQLSGVVPKSIYQLPNLIGLALATNNFNGSVKIEMLQNLKMLTLLDLSSNSLTVESVDRSFHLPQLEDVYLQKCNLSDFPIFLKNQVRQLRDLNLAYNHIRGYVPSWLLGSNILEQLDLSGNTIDFLETSAQGNGSFMMLNTLVMRSCNISKFPKFLKGFDALQDLDLSDNKIEGEIPSWIWHNELQVVNISHNLLSVFDEIPTNISSYTFSLLLHGNRIKGSLPSRICNMSYLAFFDASDNNLSGLIPECLVKLETLSVLNLQGNRYHEMPSNFTFATHLSTLNINGNHLKGKLPRSLANCKMLEILDLGNNMISDTFPFWLGKLTSLNVLILRNNMFYGEVEIPRTKFVLPSLIIIDLSSNNFTGKLSKYFLQSLSAMTMGGENKALSSLIGEHDGYYHDSVTIMNKGYEMVLVKILTIFVSLDLSNNKFHGNVPDEIAELKSLVVLNLSRNSFNGQIPTLLGELSQLESLDFSQNKFSGMIPPQLTSLTFLEVLNMSYNQLAGHIPLGNQFNTFTNSSYIGNARLCGTPLSRKCGEDDDVHDESLENEAMLDWRFAVAGCVSGLVVGLTIGFSFLAELIIKWLVKQHMKRRRNRGGLRRN